The Glutamicibacter mishrai DNA window CAGCATCCAGAAGTGGATCTTGCCCAGACGCTCGTTGAGCATCTTGCCGGTCCACTTTGGCCACCAGAAGTAGAAGCCAGCGAACATTGCGAATACCACGGTACCGAAGACCACGTAGTGGAAGTGTGCCACAACGAAGTAGGAGTCAGAAACGTGGAAGTCCAGTGCAGGAGCGGAGAGGATAATACCGGTCAGACCACCGAACAAGAAGGTGATCATGAAGCCGATGCTCCACAGCATTGGGGTTTCGAAGGTAATCGAACCGCGCCACAGGGTACCGATCCAGTTGAAGAACTTCACACCGGTTGGCACTGCGATCAGCATGGTCATGAAGCCGAAGAACGGAAGCATAACCGAGCCGGTGACGTACATGTGGTGAGCCCACACAGAAACCGACAGTGCAGCGATCGAGATGGTCGCGAAGACCAGACCCTTGTAACCGAAGATCGGCTTGCGGCTGAAGACCGGGAAGATCTCCGAAACGATACCGAAGAACGGCAGCGCGATGATGTAAACCTCAGGGTGTCCGAAGAACCAGAACAGGTGCTGCCACAGGACGGCACCGCCGTTCTCCGGGTCGAAGATGTGTGCACCAAAGCGGCGATCAGCACCCAGCGCGAACAGCGCAGCTGCCAGCGGCGGGAAGGCCATCAGGACCAGCAACGAGGTGATCAAGGTGTTCCACGAGAAGATCGACATGCGCCACATGGTCATGCCAGGGGCACGCAGGCAGATGATCGTGGTGATGAAGTTGACGGCACCCAGGATGGTACCGAAGCCCGACAGTGCCAGACCGAAGACCCAGAGGTCTCCACCGACACCTGGCGAGAAGGTGGTGTTCGACAGTGGAGCGTAAGCGAACCAACCGAAGCTAGCTGCACCCTGCGGGGTGAGGTAGCCGGCCAGAGCGATTACGGAGCCCATGGCGAAGAACCAGAAAGCCAGTGCGTTCAGACGTGGGAAGGCCACATCCGGGGAACCGATCTGCAAAGGCATCATGACGTTTGCGAAGCCAGCGAAGAGCGGGGTCGCGAACATCAGCAGCATGACGGTGCCGTGCATGGTGAACAGCTGGTTGTACTGTTCCTTGGTCTGCAGGATCTGCATACCTGGTTCGAACAGCTCTGCACGGATCAGCAGCGCCATGACGCCACCGATGCAGAACATGACGAACGAAGTGATCAGGTACATGTACCCGATCTTCTTGTGGTCGGTCGAAGTGATGTAGTCGACGAAAAGGCGACCCTTCGACTTCGGCACCACGGCTGGGGCAATCGACTTGACGTCGTCAGTTGCGTATTCAAACGTAGTCATAGTGATTACTCTCCTTCCCCGTGCTCTACTACTACACCGTTAACCGTGTCCGGCTGGCGGTCGTATTCTTCGCCGATGTGTCCATCGTCCATCTTCGCGAGCTGAGCCTTGAACTCTGCGTCGCTGACGACCTTCACGTTGAAGAGCATTTCGGAGTGGTACTCGCCGCAAAGCTCGGCGCACTTTCCGTCATAGCTACCTTCAACCTGAGGAGTCAGGTAGATGTGGTTGGTCTTGCCTGGGATCATGTCCAGCTTCTGCAAGAAGGCTGGGACCCAGAACGAGTGAATTACATCGCGGCTGTTCAGATCCAGCTGTACCGGCTTGCCTGCTGGCAAGTACAAGGTAGGCAGTTCTTCGCGAGCGCCTTCCGAGCCATCGGTGTGCAAGTGGGCCTGGGTGCCGGCGAAATGCTTCTCAGTGCCCTGGTAGGTGTAGTTGAAGTCCCAAGACCACTGCTTGGCTCGAACGTCTACTACGACCTCGGAATCAACAGGCTTGTTGATGCTCTTTTCCAGGGTGTTGTTGAAGCTAAAGAAGACTAGAACAAGGACCAAAGGAATGGCCGTGTAGAAGATCTCCAATGGCATGTTGTAGCTCAGCTGGCGGGGGTAACCGGTGTCGGTCTTGCGGCGACGGTAGGCGATGATGCACCAAAGCATCAAGCCCCAAGTCAAAATACCGATGACTACCACGGCGATCCACGAGTGAACCCAGAAATCCTGGATTGCAGCAGTGTGGTTAGTGGTGTCACGCTCCACGTTTGGGAGCCAACCGCGTTTAGCCTCCGCTGAACATCCCGTCAACAGCAGCGCGCCAGTGCCGACTAAAGCCAGAACTTTGGCTTTAGCAGACCCGCGACTGCCGGTTCGGTCTTGCGAACTCACAGACGGCCCTTCCTCTTTGTTGGTGCAGAATGTGGTCTTCATAAGTCACCTCGTGGTTTAACGAGTTGCACGGTGAGGTGGCTCACGAAGGGAAACATAGTTTTACTACTTAACGTAGAGCTTACCCTCTTCGGGGTCAGAATGCCGAAAAACGCCGCTGTTCTAACGAGAAATTTCTTCAACGTTTGAACAGCGGCGTTAGTTCCCTTGGGCCAGGTGGATCCTAGTGGAAGGAGTCTCCGCAGGCGCAGGAGCCGGAGGCCGAAGGGTTGTCGATGGTGAAGCCCTGCTTCGAGATGGTGTCTTCGAAGTCGATCGA harbors:
- the ctaD gene encoding cytochrome c oxidase subunit I, giving the protein MTTFEYATDDVKSIAPAVVPKSKGRLFVDYITSTDHKKIGYMYLITSFVMFCIGGVMALLIRAELFEPGMQILQTKEQYNQLFTMHGTVMLLMFATPLFAGFANVMMPLQIGSPDVAFPRLNALAFWFFAMGSVIALAGYLTPQGAASFGWFAYAPLSNTTFSPGVGGDLWVFGLALSGFGTILGAVNFITTIICLRAPGMTMWRMSIFSWNTLITSLLVLMAFPPLAAALFALGADRRFGAHIFDPENGGAVLWQHLFWFFGHPEVYIIALPFFGIVSEIFPVFSRKPIFGYKGLVFATISIAALSVSVWAHHMYVTGSVMLPFFGFMTMLIAVPTGVKFFNWIGTLWRGSITFETPMLWSIGFMITFLFGGLTGIILSAPALDFHVSDSYFVVAHFHYVVFGTVVFAMFAGFYFWWPKWTGKMLNERLGKIHFWMLFTGFHGTFLIQHWLGVMGMPRRYADYMPEDGFTTMNQVSTVFAFILGASMIPFFWNVWITFRYGKKVEVDDPWGFGASLEWATSCPPPRHNFHSIPRIRSERPALDLHHPELSGRVTPETPVAKIFGPADQKDL
- the coxB gene encoding cytochrome c oxidase subunit II translates to MKTTFCTNKEEGPSVSSQDRTGSRGSAKAKVLALVGTGALLLTGCSAEAKRGWLPNVERDTTNHTAAIQDFWVHSWIAVVVIGILTWGLMLWCIIAYRRRKTDTGYPRQLSYNMPLEIFYTAIPLVLVLVFFSFNNTLEKSINKPVDSEVVVDVRAKQWSWDFNYTYQGTEKHFAGTQAHLHTDGSEGAREELPTLYLPAGKPVQLDLNSRDVIHSFWVPAFLQKLDMIPGKTNHIYLTPQVEGSYDGKCAELCGEYHSEMLFNVKVVSDAEFKAQLAKMDDGHIGEEYDRQPDTVNGVVVEHGEGE